A genomic window from Sandaracinaceae bacterium includes:
- a CDS encoding GNAT family N-acetyltransferase, whose amino-acid sequence MQIRFAGPEDAEVILRFIRELAEYEREPDAVEATVEALAAQMRAPHPPFECLLAERGSETGQEPLGMALFFHTYSTWRARQGIHLEDLWVTPGARRLGVGRALLARLAALTVERGCGRLEWSVLDWNELALGFYRGVGAAPMDEWTVWRLDGDALEALADAD is encoded by the coding sequence ATGCAGATCCGATTCGCCGGCCCCGAAGACGCCGAAGTCATCCTGCGCTTCATCCGCGAGCTCGCCGAGTACGAGCGCGAGCCCGACGCGGTGGAGGCCACGGTGGAGGCCCTGGCCGCGCAGATGCGCGCCCCGCACCCGCCCTTCGAGTGCCTGCTCGCGGAGCGCGGCTCGGAGACGGGTCAGGAGCCGCTCGGCATGGCGCTCTTCTTCCACACCTACTCCACCTGGCGCGCGCGACAGGGGATCCACCTCGAGGATCTCTGGGTCACCCCCGGCGCGCGCCGGCTCGGCGTGGGCCGCGCCCTGCTCGCGCGCCTGGCCGCGCTGACGGTGGAGCGGGGATGCGGGCGGCTGGAGTGGTCCGTGCTCGACTGGAACGAGCTGGCCCTGGGCTTCTATCGAGGGGTCGGCGCCGCGCCCATGGACGAGTGGACCGTGTGGCGTCTGGACGGTGACGCCCTCGAGGCGCTGGCGGACGCCGACTAA
- a CDS encoding ArsA-related P-loop ATPase — MSLRDVLDDHRVVVCVGCGGVGKTTTAAALSVHAARQGKRVLCLTIDPARRLANSLGLAEMTTEEQAVPAALFEERGLSIEGELSAMMLDTKRTFDDLVRRYASSPEVSQRILQNKVYQYLSTSLAGTQEYMAMEKLHAVREDARWDLIVLDTPPTSNALDFLDAPERLAGLVDSPAMRWFIQAFEGAGKFSFNLVGKGAAFLLRGLSKFTGTGFLEVVAEFVTDFNDLFGGFRDRARQVAEALRSPEVAFVIVTSPNPLAMEEAVFFSRRLEEAGMRRDAFVINGVRPLFAEPSVSEAELAEEIGPHLPGLDAERAVSRMRRALDDARTRAIADRLQADHLRQRAGKDRLYVEVPAFEQDVHDLAALAEVAAYLTGEKELPTVIS, encoded by the coding sequence ATGAGCTTGCGCGACGTCCTCGACGACCACCGTGTCGTGGTCTGTGTCGGCTGCGGCGGCGTCGGGAAGACGACGACGGCGGCGGCGCTCTCGGTGCACGCGGCCCGTCAGGGCAAGCGGGTGCTCTGCTTGACCATCGATCCGGCGCGACGGCTCGCGAATTCGCTCGGCCTGGCCGAGATGACCACCGAGGAGCAGGCGGTCCCGGCCGCGCTCTTCGAGGAGCGTGGGCTCTCCATCGAGGGCGAGCTGAGCGCGATGATGCTCGACACCAAGCGCACCTTCGACGACCTCGTGCGGCGCTACGCGTCGAGCCCGGAGGTCTCGCAGCGCATCCTGCAGAACAAGGTCTACCAGTACCTGAGCACGAGCCTGGCCGGCACCCAGGAGTACATGGCGATGGAGAAGCTCCACGCCGTCCGCGAGGACGCGCGCTGGGATCTCATCGTGCTCGACACCCCGCCGACCAGCAACGCGCTCGACTTCCTCGACGCGCCCGAGCGGCTCGCGGGGCTCGTCGACTCCCCCGCCATGCGCTGGTTCATCCAGGCCTTCGAGGGCGCGGGCAAGTTCTCCTTCAACCTCGTCGGCAAGGGCGCCGCGTTCTTGCTGCGCGGCCTCTCGAAGTTCACCGGCACCGGCTTCCTCGAGGTCGTCGCCGAGTTCGTGACCGACTTCAACGACCTCTTCGGAGGCTTCCGCGATCGCGCCCGTCAGGTCGCCGAGGCGCTGCGCAGCCCCGAGGTCGCGTTCGTGATCGTGACCAGCCCCAACCCGCTCGCGATGGAGGAGGCCGTCTTCTTCTCGCGCCGCCTCGAGGAGGCGGGCATGCGCCGCGACGCGTTCGTCATCAACGGCGTCCGGCCGCTCTTCGCCGAGCCGAGCGTGAGCGAGGCGGAGCTCGCGGAGGAGATCGGGCCTCACCTGCCCGGGCTCGACGCGGAGCGAGCGGTGAGCCGCATGCGGCGCGCCCTCGACGACGCGCGCACCCGCGCCATCGCCGACCGCCTGCAGGCCGACCACCTCCGCCAGCGAGCGGGGAAGGACCGCCTCTACGTCGAGGTCCCCGCCTTCGAGCAGGACGTGCACGACCTCGCGGCCCTCGCCGAAGTCGCCGCCTACCTCACGGGCGAAAAAGAGCTCCCGACCGTCATCAGCTGA
- a CDS encoding rhodanese-like domain-containing protein: MELRRFETPGISHYAYLLVDGGEAAIIDPRRDVEEYLDAARSMGVRLRYIIETHRHEDFVMGSAHLRELTGAQVVNGKHDCFGRGDLRLDDGDEVQLGDLKIVGLHTPGHTPESMCWAVYTGDGDQTWGVFTGDTLFFGDTGRSDLPDEARSVENAARIYDSVHEKLLPLGDGTLVFPAHGPGSVCGSGMAERASSTIGLEREYNDVFQLDRDAFAEKKGGERLPRPPYFRHMEKVNLGGGLPPASGASAATPLDPAAFRERASGGMIIDTREPEGFAAAHIPDARSVWMGGLPIFGGWVASEDDDIYLCTDGDDDVSTACEHLNRIGIDAIRGWVAGGFPSWRSSGERMRRAGVITPRELKESSGLQVLDVREPDEFASGHIPGAINVYVGHLEEKLEELSFDRKAPVVVTCGVGHRAGVGVSILLRAGFEDVRNLLGGMKRWHALEYETREGDAP, encoded by the coding sequence ATGGAACTGAGACGCTTCGAGACCCCCGGGATCTCCCACTACGCATACCTGCTCGTCGACGGCGGCGAGGCGGCGATCATCGACCCTCGACGCGACGTCGAGGAGTACCTGGACGCCGCGCGCTCCATGGGCGTACGCCTCCGGTACATCATCGAGACGCACCGCCACGAGGACTTCGTCATGGGCTCGGCGCACCTGCGCGAGCTGACGGGCGCGCAGGTCGTCAACGGCAAACACGACTGCTTCGGGCGCGGGGACCTGCGCCTCGATGACGGGGACGAGGTCCAGCTGGGCGACCTGAAGATCGTCGGGCTGCACACGCCGGGTCACACCCCCGAGAGCATGTGCTGGGCGGTGTACACGGGAGACGGGGACCAAACGTGGGGCGTCTTCACGGGCGACACGCTCTTCTTCGGCGACACGGGCCGGAGCGATCTCCCGGACGAGGCGCGCAGCGTCGAGAACGCGGCCCGCATCTACGACTCCGTGCACGAGAAGCTCCTCCCTCTGGGCGACGGAACCCTCGTCTTCCCCGCGCACGGCCCGGGCTCGGTGTGCGGCTCCGGCATGGCCGAGCGCGCGAGCTCCACCATCGGGCTCGAGCGCGAGTACAACGACGTCTTCCAGCTCGACCGCGACGCCTTCGCCGAGAAGAAGGGCGGCGAGCGGCTCCCTCGGCCTCCCTACTTCCGCCACATGGAAAAGGTGAACCTGGGGGGTGGGTTGCCGCCTGCGTCCGGGGCCAGCGCGGCCACACCGCTCGATCCCGCGGCGTTCAGGGAGCGCGCGTCTGGCGGAATGATCATCGACACGCGGGAGCCCGAGGGCTTCGCCGCCGCGCACATCCCCGACGCGCGCTCGGTGTGGATGGGTGGCCTGCCCATCTTCGGGGGCTGGGTGGCCTCCGAAGACGATGACATCTACCTGTGCACGGACGGAGACGACGACGTCTCGACCGCCTGCGAGCACCTCAACCGGATCGGCATCGACGCGATCCGCGGGTGGGTCGCGGGGGGCTTCCCGAGCTGGCGCAGCTCCGGAGAGCGGATGCGGCGCGCGGGGGTGATCACGCCGCGAGAGCTGAAGGAGTCCTCGGGCTTGCAGGTGCTCGACGTGCGCGAGCCCGACGAGTTCGCGAGCGGGCACATCCCGGGCGCCATCAACGTCTACGTGGGCCACCTGGAAGAGAAGCTCGAGGAGCTCTCGTTCGACCGGAAGGCGCCCGTGGTCGTCACCTGCGGGGTCGGCCATCGCGCGGGCGTGGGCGTCAGCATCCTGCTCCGGGCCGGCTTCGAGGACGTGCGCAACCTGCTCGGCGGCATGAAGCGCTGGCACGCGCTCGAGTACGAGACGCGCGAGGGCGACGCCCCCTGA
- a CDS encoding YeeE/YedE thiosulfate transporter family protein, whose product MFEPLTRMLGGLAVGVVFGFLLQRGQVAKYRVIMQQLTLERWTVAKIMATAIVVGGLGIYAMAPSGAVALHLKPLLVGGVVLGGVSFGLGLALLGYCPGTSVAACAEGRRDAMVGVLGGLVGSGVFVALHDSWSEIQAWGGDHGKLTLPEVTGVPAWLWLGALGLVIAAVILRRRIGRPRPPERRSSGGWRSPTASHP is encoded by the coding sequence ATGTTTGAGCCGCTCACCCGCATGCTCGGCGGGCTCGCCGTCGGCGTCGTCTTCGGGTTCCTGCTCCAGAGAGGACAGGTGGCCAAGTACCGCGTGATCATGCAGCAGCTCACCCTCGAGCGCTGGACGGTCGCGAAGATCATGGCGACGGCCATCGTGGTCGGCGGACTGGGCATCTACGCGATGGCGCCTTCGGGCGCGGTGGCGCTGCACCTGAAGCCGCTCCTGGTGGGCGGCGTGGTGCTCGGTGGCGTGAGCTTCGGGCTCGGCCTCGCGCTGCTCGGATACTGTCCGGGCACGTCCGTCGCCGCGTGCGCCGAGGGGCGACGCGACGCCATGGTCGGCGTGCTCGGCGGACTCGTCGGCAGCGGCGTCTTCGTGGCCCTCCACGACTCCTGGAGCGAGATCCAGGCGTGGGGCGGCGATCACGGGAAGCTGACGTTGCCAGAGGTGACCGGGGTCCCCGCGTGGCTCTGGCTCGGCGCCCTCGGCCTGGTGATCGCCGCGGTGATCCTGCGCCGCCGTATCGGCCGGCCTCGCCCTCCCGAGCGGCGCTCCAGCGGTGGATGGCGGAGCCCCACCGCGTCGCACCCCTGA
- a CDS encoding YeeE/YedE thiosulfate transporter family protein, with product MLRSSSMRRAAWNPYLVGAGIGVLSWIAFLTAAHPLGITTAYEKTAALFLAPLGLAAGYLADQELVLGWEWALVIGVFLGALLSALLGRDREPSTVPPMFAARFGPSRAKRLVFAFAGGALMLFGARLADGCTSGHGISGNLQLAASSWVFTAVFAVVSVATGLALFGRKDRHHV from the coding sequence TTGCTGCGCTCTTCCTCCATGCGACGCGCAGCGTGGAACCCCTACCTCGTCGGTGCCGGCATCGGCGTCCTGAGCTGGATCGCCTTCCTCACCGCCGCACACCCCCTCGGCATCACGACCGCCTACGAGAAGACGGCGGCGCTCTTCCTCGCGCCGCTCGGGTTGGCCGCGGGCTACCTCGCCGACCAGGAGCTCGTGCTCGGCTGGGAGTGGGCGCTGGTCATCGGCGTGTTCCTGGGCGCGCTGCTGAGCGCGCTGCTCGGTCGCGATCGGGAGCCCTCGACGGTGCCTCCCATGTTCGCGGCGCGGTTCGGTCCGTCGCGCGCCAAGCGGCTCGTGTTCGCCTTCGCGGGCGGCGCGCTGATGCTCTTCGGCGCGCGCCTGGCGGACGGGTGCACGAGCGGACACGGGATCAGCGGCAATCTGCAGCTCGCCGCCTCGAGCTGGGTGTTCACCGCCGTGTTCGCGGTGGTCAGCGTCGCGACCGGCCTCGCCCTCTTCGGACGAAAGGATCGTCACCATGTTTGA
- the hemC gene encoding hydroxymethylbilane synthase → MSRVIRIATRKSPLALAQTRWVAERIRRRAPDVTVEEVHIVTKGDQIIDQPLAKIGGKGLFISEVEATLVDGRADLAVHSMKDVPDELVEGFDILCVPEREDPRDVLVSVGGKELSELHQGAIIGTSSLRRSCQLRAARPDLRFKVLRGNVGTRLRKLDEGQYDAIVLAYAGMLRLGLDQERELWALPEDTSVPAVGQGALGIEGKVDDAGLRDLLVDLEHPATRLAVEAERAYLSRLQGSCTTPIAAFARFDDDGETRMRIDGMVGSVDGETLLNASTDGYVDAPDHAARLQQAARMGVELAEMQLDRGAAELIQAAKSTEDPYLIGPYGPH, encoded by the coding sequence ATGAGCCGCGTGATCCGCATCGCCACCCGCAAGAGCCCGCTCGCCCTCGCGCAGACCCGCTGGGTCGCCGAGCGCATCCGCCGCCGCGCGCCCGACGTGACGGTGGAGGAGGTGCACATCGTCACCAAGGGCGACCAGATCATCGACCAGCCGCTGGCGAAGATCGGCGGCAAGGGGCTCTTCATCAGCGAGGTGGAGGCGACCCTGGTCGACGGGCGCGCGGACCTCGCCGTGCACTCGATGAAGGACGTGCCGGACGAGCTGGTGGAGGGCTTCGACATCCTCTGCGTGCCCGAGCGCGAGGACCCGCGCGACGTGCTCGTCTCGGTCGGCGGCAAGGAGCTGAGCGAGCTGCATCAGGGCGCGATCATCGGCACCTCGTCCCTGCGGCGCTCGTGTCAGCTGCGCGCGGCGCGGCCGGATCTCCGCTTCAAGGTGCTGCGCGGCAACGTCGGCACGCGCCTGCGCAAGCTCGACGAGGGGCAGTACGACGCGATCGTGCTCGCCTACGCCGGCATGCTGCGGCTCGGCCTCGACCAGGAGCGCGAGCTCTGGGCGCTCCCCGAGGACACGTCGGTGCCCGCCGTCGGGCAGGGCGCGCTCGGCATCGAGGGCAAGGTCGACGACGCGGGGCTGCGCGATCTGCTGGTCGACCTCGAGCACCCGGCGACGCGGCTCGCGGTGGAGGCGGAGCGGGCCTACCTGAGCCGCCTGCAGGGCAGCTGCACGACCCCCATCGCGGCCTTCGCGCGCTTCGACGACGACGGCGAGACGCGCATGCGCATCGACGGGATGGTCGGCTCGGTGGACGGCGAGACGCTGCTCAACGCGTCGACCGACGGCTACGTGGACGCGCCCGATCACGCGGCGCGGCTCCAGCAGGCGGCGCGCATGGGCGTGGAGCTCGCCGAGATGCAGCTCGACCGCGGAGCGGCGGAGCTGATCCAGGCCGCGAAGTCGACCGAGGACCCCTACCTGATCGGGCCCTACGGCCCCCACTGA
- the hemA gene encoding glutamyl-tRNA reductase, whose protein sequence is MSSNDLLVVGMSHRTSPVALRERLAVDGPALEASVREIHDAALLPEVLLLSTCNRVEVYVGGEDRERTASAVTQWLEQRAGERVSDYLYVHHGEEAVRHVFRVASSLDSMVVGEPQILGQVKEAYSASKTTGSLGTLLDRCFSHAFAVAKKVRNETTIAEGSVSVSSIAGDLAKKIFGTLEGRRVLLVGAGEMGEAAGKHLRKAGASLFIVNRSPEKAEALARELDGHARGLEALSTELAQADVAIASTSSTRFVITPELMKPVIKARRHRPLFLIDIAVPRDVDPRVGEMDNVFLYDVDDLEQVAQENLNARRREADAAERIVTMEVAAFERWRRSGVLKPTIVALRQKVRGTLEAELERTLPRLSGVTERERRSLDKMIDAMTNKLLHRTISELKSHADTPEGEALLRHARLLYELEDAKSAPQPEPTSDGVQKKLAPAKGKS, encoded by the coding sequence ATGTCCTCGAACGATCTCCTGGTCGTGGGGATGAGCCACCGGACCTCTCCGGTGGCGTTGCGCGAGCGGCTCGCGGTCGACGGCCCGGCCCTCGAGGCGAGCGTGCGCGAGATCCACGACGCGGCGCTGCTGCCCGAAGTGCTGCTCCTGAGCACGTGCAACCGGGTCGAGGTGTACGTCGGCGGCGAGGACCGCGAGCGCACGGCGAGCGCGGTGACGCAGTGGCTCGAGCAGCGCGCGGGCGAGCGGGTGAGCGACTACCTCTACGTGCACCACGGCGAGGAGGCGGTGCGGCACGTGTTCCGGGTCGCGTCGAGCCTCGACTCGATGGTGGTGGGCGAGCCGCAGATCCTCGGACAGGTCAAGGAGGCGTACTCGGCCTCGAAGACCACGGGCAGCCTCGGCACGCTCCTCGACCGCTGCTTCTCGCACGCCTTCGCGGTGGCGAAGAAGGTGCGCAACGAGACGACCATCGCCGAGGGCTCGGTGAGCGTCAGCTCGATCGCGGGCGACCTCGCGAAGAAGATCTTCGGCACCCTCGAGGGGCGGCGCGTGCTGCTCGTCGGGGCGGGCGAGATGGGCGAGGCGGCCGGCAAGCATCTCCGCAAGGCGGGCGCGTCCCTCTTCATCGTCAACCGCAGCCCCGAGAAGGCGGAGGCGCTCGCGCGCGAGCTCGACGGGCACGCGCGGGGTCTCGAGGCGCTCTCGACGGAGCTGGCGCAAGCCGACGTCGCGATCGCCTCCACCTCGAGCACGCGCTTCGTGATCACCCCCGAGCTGATGAAGCCGGTGATCAAGGCGCGGCGCCACCGCCCGCTGTTCCTGATCGACATCGCGGTCCCGCGCGACGTCGATCCTCGCGTCGGCGAGATGGACAACGTCTTCCTCTACGACGTCGACGACCTCGAGCAGGTCGCGCAGGAGAACCTGAACGCGCGCCGGCGTGAGGCCGACGCCGCGGAGCGGATCGTGACGATGGAGGTCGCCGCCTTCGAGCGGTGGCGGCGCTCGGGCGTGCTGAAGCCCACCATCGTCGCGCTTCGGCAGAAGGTGCGTGGCACCCTCGAGGCCGAGCTCGAACGAACCCTGCCGCGCCTGAGCGGCGTCACGGAGCGCGAGAGGCGCTCGCTGGACAAGATGATCGACGCGATGACGAACAAGCTGCTCCACCGCACCATCAGCGAGCTGAAGTCCCACGCGGACACCCCGGAGGGCGAGGCGCTGCTCCGGCACGCGCGGCTCCTCTACGAGCTCGAGGACGCGAAGAGCGCGCCCCAGCCCGAGCCGACGAGCGACGGCGTCCAGAAGAAGCTCGCGCCCGCGAAGGGGAAGTCATGA
- the ccsA gene encoding cytochrome c biogenesis protein CcsA translates to MGDDAMWVTLLFGLTAALYAIAAGLYVLFLSRGTEGGATWAARVLGGAVASHLAFLVSNWAVLGTVPTADIHQALAVMSLVLVLVFLVTARKRDRLHVLGAFITPVTLLLFLGAAFRRGVGPVPEGVKSALLPVHVGVNVLGLAAFALAAAAAVAYLLQERQLRQKRLGGLMQRLPALDVLDTFGLRSVLVGFPLLTVGVVTGTIWAVQLHQGGFGLSAAQGFGLLSWLLFAGVLLLRVAAGWRGRKAAIGTMLGFLSTMVVLVGYMLRGSEGFG, encoded by the coding sequence GTGGGAGACGACGCCATGTGGGTGACCCTCCTCTTCGGCCTGACCGCCGCGCTCTACGCGATCGCCGCCGGCCTCTACGTGCTCTTCCTTTCGCGCGGCACGGAGGGGGGCGCGACCTGGGCGGCGCGTGTGCTCGGCGGCGCCGTGGCGTCTCACCTCGCCTTCCTCGTGTCGAACTGGGCCGTGCTCGGCACCGTGCCCACGGCCGACATCCACCAGGCGCTGGCCGTGATGTCGCTCGTGCTGGTGCTCGTCTTCCTGGTCACGGCGCGCAAACGAGATCGGCTGCACGTGCTCGGCGCGTTCATCACGCCGGTCACCCTGCTGCTCTTCCTCGGGGCCGCGTTCCGCCGCGGGGTCGGGCCCGTGCCCGAGGGCGTCAAGTCGGCGCTCCTCCCGGTCCACGTGGGCGTCAACGTGCTCGGGCTCGCCGCCTTCGCGCTCGCCGCCGCGGCCGCCGTCGCCTACCTCCTCCAGGAGCGACAGCTCCGGCAGAAGCGCCTCGGCGGGCTCATGCAGCGGCTGCCCGCGCTCGACGTGCTCGACACCTTCGGCCTCCGCTCGGTGCTCGTCGGCTTCCCGCTGCTGACCGTCGGCGTCGTCACCGGGACGATCTGGGCGGTCCAGCTCCATCAAGGGGGCTTCGGGCTCTCCGCCGCGCAGGGCTTCGGGTTGCTCTCCTGGCTGCTGTTCGCGGGGGTGCTCTTGCTCCGCGTCGCGGCGGGCTGGCGCGGCCGCAAGGCGGCGATCGGCACCATGCTCGGCTTCCTCTCGACGATGGTCGTGCTGGTCGGATACATGCTCAGGGGCTCGGAGGGCTTCGGCTGA
- the trxA gene encoding thioredoxin has product MAGKNVVSVNDLNFEDEVVKSDQPVLVDFTATWCGPCRQIAPLVDQLADEYDGKAKVAKLDIDESPETARRFQIRGVPTILIFKGGEVVDQQVGLAPKTILASKLDGAM; this is encoded by the coding sequence ATGGCAGGCAAGAACGTCGTGTCCGTGAACGACCTCAACTTCGAGGACGAGGTGGTCAAGTCCGACCAGCCCGTGCTCGTCGACTTCACCGCGACGTGGTGCGGCCCGTGCCGCCAGATCGCGCCCCTCGTCGACCAGCTCGCCGACGAGTACGACGGCAAGGCGAAGGTGGCCAAGCTCGACATCGACGAGAGCCCCGAGACCGCGCGGCGCTTTCAGATCCGGGGCGTGCCCACCATCCTGATCTTCAAGGGCGGTGAGGTCGTCGACCAGCAGGTCGGCCTCGCTCCCAAGACCATCCTCGCGTCCAAGCTCGACGGCGCCATGTGA
- the dut gene encoding dUTP diphosphatase, protein MSTLRIKRLRPDASMPRYATEGAAGLDLAAAIDAPIELAPGARAAVPTGIAIALPAGHEGQVRPRSGLSSRHGVTVVNAPGTIDEDYRGEVKVLLVNLGDAPHTISSGDRIAQLVVAPVTRVTLEEAETLDETARGAGGFGSTGAR, encoded by the coding sequence ATGTCCACGCTCCGCATCAAGCGCCTCCGCCCCGACGCCTCCATGCCGCGCTACGCCACCGAGGGCGCGGCGGGGCTCGACCTCGCGGCCGCGATCGACGCGCCGATCGAGCTCGCGCCCGGCGCGCGCGCCGCGGTGCCGACGGGGATCGCGATCGCCTTGCCGGCCGGACACGAGGGGCAGGTGAGGCCCCGGAGCGGGCTCTCCTCACGCCACGGGGTCACGGTGGTCAACGCGCCCGGCACCATCGACGAGGACTACCGCGGGGAGGTGAAGGTCCTCCTCGTGAACCTCGGGGACGCACCTCACACCATCTCCAGCGGCGACCGCATCGCGCAGCTCGTCGTGGCCCCGGTCACGCGGGTGACGCTGGAGGAGGCCGAGACCCTCGACGAGACCGCGCGCGGGGCCGGCGGCTTCGGCAGCACGGGCGCTCGCTGA
- the pnp gene encoding polyribonucleotide nucleotidyltransferase, translated as MIIREDVKVGDKTVTLETGRIAKQAAGSVLVTCGESVVLVTVCGADGRPGIDFLPLSVDYMEKTYAAGKIPGGFFKREGRLRNHEILTSRLIDRPCRPLFPDGYRNEVQIVATVLSHDQENSTDVLALLGASAAVHISDIPWAGPIGGLRVGRVNGEWVANPTLAEIAESDCELIIAATKDAIVMVEGECEELSEDELVEALWFGKDAIQPAIGLIEEMRSAAGKEKVPFEPPVRPEEIDAAVKDFALDKVKDACNLAVKHERYGRFKEIKKEVAKHFEEKWPDQIGDVKKAFEQLKYDTMRAQVLDEKRRVDGRDFKTVRPISIEVGILPRVHGSTLFTRGETQSIVTTTLGTASDEQKLDLLTGFEWNRFMLHYNFPPYSVGEVKFLRGPGRREIGHGTLAERALKKMIPSKESFPYTLRIVSEITESNGSSSMATVCGGALSMMDAGVPIEKPVAGIAMGLISDGKRHAVLTDILGDEDHLGDMDFKVCGSKSGITAIQMDIKISGLSKEIMSQALEQAKEARLHILDKMLQAIPAPREDLSKYAPRITSVKVKPDQIRLIIGPGGKMIRAITEQTGAQIDVEDDGTVNVASSDSAAVAKALDLIRGLTEEAEIGKTYKGVVKRVEPYGAFLEIMPGKDGLCHISDFAWEHVERTEDIMKLGDTIEVQVTDIDDQGRVRLSRKVLLEKPEGWVDREPERRESRGRGGPRGGGGGGGGGGGGRDRDRGGRGGRDRDRGGRGDRDRGGRGGRDRPERGDRPERGDRPERSDRPERSDRPERSDRPERSDRPEGGDRPERSEGGEGEASGRPRRRRRRRSDEGGSNESTDQS; from the coding sequence ATGATCATTCGTGAAGACGTCAAAGTCGGTGACAAGACGGTCACCCTCGAGACGGGTCGGATCGCCAAGCAGGCGGCCGGCTCCGTGCTCGTGACCTGTGGCGAGAGCGTGGTGCTGGTCACCGTCTGCGGTGCAGACGGACGGCCCGGCATCGACTTCCTCCCGCTCAGCGTGGACTACATGGAGAAGACCTACGCGGCGGGCAAGATCCCGGGCGGGTTCTTCAAGCGTGAGGGTCGCCTCCGCAACCACGAGATCCTCACCTCGCGGCTCATCGACCGCCCCTGCCGGCCGCTCTTCCCCGACGGCTACCGCAACGAGGTGCAGATCGTCGCGACCGTGCTCAGCCACGACCAGGAGAACAGCACGGACGTGCTCGCGCTCCTCGGCGCGTCGGCCGCGGTGCACATCTCCGACATCCCGTGGGCCGGCCCCATCGGCGGTCTCCGCGTCGGTCGCGTGAACGGCGAGTGGGTCGCGAACCCCACCCTCGCCGAGATCGCCGAGAGCGACTGCGAGCTCATCATCGCCGCGACCAAGGACGCCATCGTCATGGTCGAGGGCGAGTGTGAGGAGCTGTCCGAGGACGAGCTCGTCGAGGCGCTCTGGTTCGGCAAGGACGCCATCCAGCCCGCGATCGGCCTCATCGAGGAGATGCGCTCGGCCGCCGGCAAGGAAAAGGTCCCCTTCGAGCCGCCCGTCCGGCCCGAGGAGATCGACGCCGCGGTCAAGGACTTCGCCCTCGACAAGGTGAAGGACGCTTGCAACCTCGCGGTCAAGCACGAGCGCTACGGCCGCTTCAAGGAGATCAAGAAGGAGGTCGCCAAGCACTTCGAGGAGAAGTGGCCGGACCAGATCGGCGACGTCAAGAAGGCCTTCGAGCAGCTCAAGTACGACACCATGCGCGCGCAGGTGCTCGACGAGAAGCGCCGGGTCGACGGCCGTGACTTCAAGACGGTCCGCCCGATCTCGATCGAGGTCGGCATCCTCCCCCGCGTGCACGGCTCGACGCTGTTCACCCGCGGCGAGACCCAGTCGATCGTGACGACAACCCTCGGCACCGCGTCGGACGAGCAGAAGCTCGACCTGCTCACCGGCTTCGAGTGGAACCGCTTCATGCTGCACTACAACTTCCCGCCCTACTCGGTCGGTGAGGTGAAGTTCCTGCGTGGGCCCGGCCGCCGCGAGATCGGTCACGGCACCCTCGCGGAGCGCGCGCTCAAGAAGATGATCCCCTCGAAGGAGAGCTTCCCCTACACGCTCCGCATCGTCTCGGAGATCACCGAGTCGAACGGCTCGTCGTCGATGGCCACCGTCTGCGGCGGCGCGCTCTCGATGATGGATGCGGGCGTCCCGATCGAGAAGCCGGTCGCGGGCATCGCGATGGGCCTCATCAGCGACGGCAAGCGCCACGCGGTGCTCACCGACATCCTCGGCGACGAGGATCACCTCGGCGACATGGACTTCAAGGTCTGTGGCAGCAAGAGCGGCATCACCGCCATCCAGATGGACATCAAGATCTCCGGCCTCAGCAAGGAGATCATGAGCCAGGCGCTCGAGCAGGCGAAGGAAGCTCGCTTGCACATCCTCGACAAGATGCTGCAGGCCATCCCGGCGCCGCGCGAGGACCTCAGCAAGTACGCTCCGCGCATCACCTCGGTGAAGGTCAAGCCCGACCAGATCCGCCTCATCATCGGGCCCGGCGGCAAGATGATCCGCGCGATCACCGAGCAGACCGGCGCGCAGATCGACGTCGAGGACGACGGCACCGTCAACGTCGCGTCCTCGGACTCGGCCGCGGTGGCGAAGGCGCTCGACCTCATCCGCGGGCTCACGGAGGAGGCCGAGATCGGCAAGACCTACAAGGGCGTCGTCAAGCGGGTCGAGCCTTACGGCGCGTTCCTCGAGATCATGCCTGGCAAGGACGGCCTCTGTCACATCTCGGACTTCGCGTGGGAGCACGTGGAGCGGACCGAGGACATCATGAAGCTCGGTGACACCATCGAGGTTCAGGTCACCGACATCGACGACCAGGGCCGCGTGCGGCTCAGCCGGAAGGTGCTCCTCGAGAAGCCCGAGGGCTGGGTGGACCGTGAGCCGGAGCGTCGCGAGAGCCGTGGACGCGGCGGCCCCCGCGGCGGCGGCGGTGGCGGCGGCGGTGGCGGCGGCGGCCGTGACCGTGACCGTGGTGGACGCGGCGGGCGCGACCGCGACCGTGGAGGCCGTGGCGATCGCGATCGCGGCGGACGCGGCGGCCGTGACCGCCCCGAGCGTGGTGACCGCCCCGAGCGTGGCGACCGCCCCGAGCGCAGCGACCGCCCCGAGCGCAGCGACCGCCCCGAGCGCAGTGACCGCCCCGAGCGCAGTGACCGCCCCGAGGGTGGAGATCGCCCGGAGCGCAGCGAGGGCGGCGAGGGTGAGGCCAGCGGCCGTCCCCGTCGTCGTCGTCGCCGCCGCAGCGACGAGGGTGGCTCGAACGAGAGCACCGACCAGAGCTAG